One Bacillus amyloliquefaciens DSM 7 = ATCC 23350 DNA window includes the following coding sequences:
- a CDS encoding helix-turn-helix transcriptional regulator: MPKIDNMLAILWMLSSSEKITAKQISEKLEISIRTVYRYIDTLSTSGVPIISDTGHNGGYTLLNNFIEAPLIFDLEEQISLFHAAVFAEEAGYYGGEALNRAISKLSKYSNQEQETKINQHLTSLEVIRRLSSLSMEPLLKELEQAVTDRYSVKILYNKSGGEQSKDRLVDPYRILYWNNKWYVIGFCHLRNDIRSFRVDRIESLMLTENKFNQPENFSARDFFMKNLLPTIEDKEGIIPLVINGDARALGDICKHWFLGHYLQERTSNQAVFLLEKNMIHTYVPYLLLPYGKSIQVIKPISLKKRFIEVLSELIKFHQA; encoded by the coding sequence ATGCCTAAAATTGATAATATGCTGGCAATTCTATGGATGCTTAGTTCAAGTGAAAAAATTACCGCAAAACAAATTTCAGAAAAGTTAGAGATAAGTATAAGGACTGTGTATCGTTATATTGATACACTTTCAACAAGTGGTGTACCTATAATTTCAGACACAGGACATAACGGTGGATACACTCTATTGAACAATTTTATTGAAGCTCCTCTTATTTTTGATTTAGAGGAGCAAATCTCACTATTTCACGCTGCTGTTTTTGCAGAAGAAGCCGGATATTATGGAGGTGAAGCACTAAATAGGGCTATTTCAAAGCTCAGCAAATATTCAAATCAAGAGCAGGAAACAAAGATAAACCAACATTTAACCAGTCTTGAAGTAATAAGACGATTAAGTTCCCTCTCAATGGAACCTTTATTAAAGGAGTTGGAGCAGGCCGTAACTGATAGATACTCTGTAAAAATTCTATACAATAAAAGTGGTGGAGAGCAATCAAAGGATAGATTGGTTGATCCGTACAGAATTCTTTATTGGAATAATAAGTGGTATGTGATTGGATTTTGTCATCTTAGGAATGATATTCGTAGTTTTAGAGTAGATCGAATTGAAAGTCTAATGCTAACCGAAAATAAGTTTAACCAGCCAGAAAATTTTTCAGCACGTGACTTTTTTATGAAAAACCTCCTTCCAACTATAGAAGATAAGGAAGGGATTATCCCTTTGGTTATTAATGGGGATGCAAGGGCGTTGGGTGATATTTGTAAACATTGGTTTTTAGGACATTATTTACAAGAACGGACTTCAAATCAAGCAGTATTTCTTCTCGAAAAAAATATGATACATACATATGTACCTTATTTACTTTTACCGTATGGTAAATCTATTCAAGTTATTAAGCCAATAAGTCTTAAGAAAAGATTTATTGAAGTTCTGTCTGAATTAATAAAATTTCATCAAGCATGA
- a CDS encoding type 1 glutamine amidotransferase family protein yields MQTKTVYLYVFNTMSDWEYGYLIAELNSGRYFKKDLAPFKVVTVGASKEMITTMGGLNIKPDISLDECTLESKYLLILPGGTTWREEIHQPILKKVGEALKLGTIVAAICGATEGLANIEYLDSRKHTSNNLEYIKMVCPNYKGEKFHEMGPAVSDENLITASGVAPLEFAMEVLKKLDVFAPETLHSWYNLNKTHKSEYFSKLMNSINK; encoded by the coding sequence ATGCAAACAAAAACAGTTTATCTTTATGTATTCAATACAATGTCAGATTGGGAATATGGATATTTAATTGCTGAACTAAACTCGGGAAGATATTTCAAAAAAGATTTAGCACCATTTAAAGTAGTTACAGTAGGAGCTAGTAAAGAAATGATTACAACGATGGGAGGACTGAACATAAAACCAGATATTTCTCTTGATGAATGTACTCTTGAGAGTAAATATCTTTTAATTTTACCTGGAGGGACTACCTGGAGAGAAGAAATTCATCAACCTATCTTGAAAAAAGTTGGCGAAGCTTTAAAGCTTGGCACTATTGTTGCTGCAATTTGTGGTGCAACTGAGGGCCTCGCAAATATTGAATACCTAGATTCTAGAAAGCATACAAGCAATAACTTAGAGTATATTAAAATGGTCTGTCCTAATTATAAAGGAGAAAAATTTCATGAGATGGGACCTGCGGTATCTGATGAGAATTTGATTACTGCATCAGGAGTAGCTCCTCTGGAATTTGCGATGGAAGTACTGAAAAAATTAGATGTATTTGCACCAGAGACATTACATTCATGGTATAACCTAAATAAAACTCATAAATCTGAATACTTCTCCAAGTTAATGAATTCAATAAATAAATGA
- a CDS encoding homing endonuclease associated repeat-containing protein: protein MAGKNAKKYGRPPRYKEVQQPALMQFRFGSWNQALQAAGLEVYEGPKKDKTKSNKELYK from the coding sequence ATTGCAGGAAAAAATGCTAAAAAATATGGACGCCCTCCAAGATACAAAGAGGTTCAACAACCAGCATTAATGCAATTTCGATTTGGCAGCTGGAACCAAGCTTTACAAGCGGCAGGATTGGAAGTCTATGAAGGTCCCAAAAAAGACAAAACTAAGAGTAACAAAGAATTATACAAATAA
- a CDS encoding homing endonuclease associated repeat-containing protein produces MLRDLYEKLGRTPLASEVPQRVTIRIRFGSWENALRKAGIPINKPKKTKYENDELLEILQEKMLKNMDALQDTKRFNNQH; encoded by the coding sequence ATACTCAGAGATTTATATGAAAAGCTTGGGAGAACACCCTTAGCATCAGAGGTACCGCAACGTGTTACTATTCGAATACGATTTGGAAGTTGGGAAAATGCTCTAAGAAAAGCCGGCATTCCAATCAATAAGCCTAAAAAAACAAAATATGAGAATGACGAGTTACTTGAGATATTGCAGGAAAAAATGCTAAAAAATATGGACGCCCTCCAAGATACAAAGAGGTTCAACAACCAGCATTAA
- a CDS encoding DUF1173 family protein — protein MDYFLKVKYFTGKSKTYSYETVLEEFSEEKRKAFLSELYQLYNQNKVSLECKCNHLEQVRMQINHRKGYSGKELYYFSTFPGDKEKHTPYCNFYGDSYSSLYNQNWITKEGELSVKFKNTDFVLNKQKRNRKSGNNRRKSEKKMIQDKIGMFGFLTHWITETWNGVNKYRFEQDIPFPTKIDFYKALVSKSKKIKIGRGLSLHNVLYRMGSLNRSYYIERDHKNCMFVILSYIDHEEIEDGFDGYLVHLDSIEDKEIKKFVCSKERWDIVVENQNLNQHCWVGGWVKNTGGNTPPEFIDIAIVPSNSHGLWSESSYEIKFYDLLCQEKRFFQKPYSTKNYPEWNGMKPDAILLDTSPKTIIEVFGRSLSDEDYHARRDEKIKHFSKLENYNFWYWDAFRNKKIPNLPEKHSTTLTEGALRRST, from the coding sequence ATGGATTATTTTCTTAAAGTAAAATATTTTACTGGGAAATCTAAGACTTATTCTTACGAAACAGTTCTAGAGGAATTCAGTGAAGAAAAGAGGAAAGCATTTTTATCAGAATTATATCAATTGTATAATCAAAACAAAGTCTCGTTAGAATGCAAATGTAATCATTTAGAACAGGTTAGAATGCAAATTAACCACAGAAAAGGATACAGTGGTAAAGAACTTTATTATTTCTCTACCTTCCCAGGCGACAAAGAAAAGCATACACCATATTGTAACTTTTATGGGGATAGTTATTCATCATTGTACAATCAAAATTGGATTACAAAAGAAGGTGAATTAAGCGTAAAATTTAAAAACACTGATTTCGTCTTGAATAAACAAAAAAGGAATCGGAAAAGTGGAAATAATCGAAGAAAGTCAGAAAAGAAAATGATTCAAGATAAAATTGGAATGTTTGGTTTTTTGACACACTGGATCACCGAGACATGGAATGGTGTAAACAAATACAGGTTTGAACAGGATATACCGTTTCCTACAAAAATAGATTTTTATAAGGCGTTGGTTTCTAAATCAAAGAAAATAAAAATTGGTAGAGGGTTATCTCTACATAATGTGTTGTATCGAATGGGGAGTTTAAATAGAAGTTATTACATAGAAAGAGATCATAAAAATTGTATGTTTGTTATCCTTTCATATATCGACCACGAAGAAATAGAAGATGGCTTCGATGGTTATTTAGTTCATTTGGATTCAATCGAAGATAAAGAAATTAAAAAGTTTGTTTGTTCAAAGGAAAGATGGGATATCGTTGTTGAAAATCAAAATTTGAATCAACACTGTTGGGTTGGAGGATGGGTAAAAAATACAGGAGGAAACACCCCTCCAGAATTTATAGACATAGCTATTGTGCCGTCCAATTCACATGGATTATGGTCTGAAAGTTCTTATGAAATCAAGTTTTACGACTTGTTATGCCAAGAGAAGCGTTTTTTCCAAAAACCATACTCAACAAAAAATTACCCCGAATGGAATGGAATGAAACCAGACGCTATATTGTTGGATACTTCACCAAAAACAATTATAGAAGTTTTCGGCCGGAGTCTTTCAGATGAAGATTATCATGCGAGAAGAGATGAAAAAATAAAACACTTTTCTAAATTAGAGAATTATAATTTTTGGTACTGGGATGCTTTTAGGAATAAGAAAATCCCGAATTTGCCTGAGAAGCATTCAACTACACTAACAGAAGGAGCCTTGCGTCGATCTACATAA
- a CDS encoding SMI1/KNR4 family protein, producing the protein MLGGNLKESESYIVNVSNRYRDGRMPDKVIPIADDVFGNEICFDFRKGLSSPSIVFWDHEMAFEDPERALSPVCDSFTELVNKLYEE; encoded by the coding sequence TTGTTAGGAGGCAACCTTAAAGAAAGTGAGTCATATATAGTTAACGTTTCTAATCGTTATCGAGACGGCAGAATGCCAGATAAAGTAATACCGATTGCCGATGACGTGTTTGGCAATGAAATCTGCTTCGATTTTAGAAAAGGCCTCAGTAGTCCTTCTATTGTATTTTGGGATCATGAAATGGCATTTGAAGATCCTGAAAGAGCTTTAAGTCCTGTATGTGATTCTTTTACCGAGTTGGTTAATAAACTATATGAGGAATAA
- a CDS encoding SMI1/KNR4 family protein, with translation MQNIKWRKRSTFQEATNSQIEYVEEKLKIKFPTDYREFIKDHNGCSPIDKKVVSFQNSRESINNLLSIGDPTRPIDLLSTLDNVKDRLVDKIIPFATDAGGNLFCFDYRVSSQIPVIVFWDHEIANEDKESSISYVCDSFTDLMDKLEEQY, from the coding sequence ATGCAAAATATTAAATGGAGAAAAAGAAGTACTTTTCAAGAGGCTACAAATAGTCAAATTGAGTATGTAGAAGAGAAATTAAAAATCAAGTTCCCAACAGATTACAGAGAGTTCATTAAAGACCATAATGGATGCTCTCCTATAGATAAAAAGGTTGTTTCATTCCAAAATTCTCGAGAATCAATAAACAATTTATTAAGTATAGGAGATCCAACTCGACCAATTGATCTCCTCAGTACACTTGATAATGTTAAAGATCGGTTAGTTGATAAGATCATACCTTTTGCTACAGATGCAGGGGGAAACCTCTTTTGTTTTGATTATAGAGTGTCTTCTCAAATACCCGTAATTGTTTTTTGGGATCATGAGATCGCTAATGAAGATAAGGAAAGTTCCATTAGCTATGTTTGTGATTCATTTACAGATTTAATGGACAAGCTTGAAGAACAATATTAA